A genomic stretch from Pseudomonas alkylphenolica includes:
- a CDS encoding OprD family porin, with the protein MAQAEPVSQDFVPVSVKSTSAQSEAKGFIEGQSLSGSTRNWYARERATRAPLWKYYKSDGTRHDTHSRDNWVQGTILNYSSGFTEGAIGFATEVAAYNAIALEQGRAAVAGPNNRTLTHSDGDVIGQWSKMGLANVKARVSNTTLTAGRQSIDTPVIAYIGNRALPSSFEGVTIRSEEFDNLAFDIGTFDRLSQRTEQGTSKFVAEYGDRAFEADHVNIAGVNYQPLKSLNTSFYVSNVEDLWNQYYFGANHVLGDSSVLSLTTGLNYYKTKDEGKSQLGEIDNDTYSLSFGLTHQAHNLSFSYQQVNGNEYFDYLHDTNAIYLANSLLSDFNGPNEKSMQIAYVLNMAQYGVPGLKFNLYNARGWGIDGTHYTGTGYDVKKLDDENHYEWGIGTTYAVQSGSLKDTTIRATYTAHRASKNQGDGSLDELRIVTTIPFNIL; encoded by the coding sequence ATGGCCCAGGCCGAACCCGTGAGCCAGGACTTTGTTCCGGTCAGCGTCAAATCCACCAGCGCCCAGAGTGAAGCCAAAGGCTTTATCGAAGGCCAGAGCCTGTCCGGCTCGACCCGCAACTGGTATGCCCGCGAACGCGCCACCCGTGCACCGCTATGGAAGTACTACAAAAGCGACGGCACTCGCCACGACACACACAGCCGCGACAACTGGGTGCAAGGCACCATCCTCAACTACAGCTCGGGCTTCACCGAGGGTGCCATCGGTTTCGCCACCGAAGTCGCTGCCTACAACGCCATCGCCCTCGAGCAGGGCCGCGCAGCGGTGGCCGGACCGAACAACCGTACCCTGACCCACAGTGACGGTGACGTCATCGGCCAATGGAGCAAGATGGGCCTGGCCAACGTCAAGGCCCGCGTCTCCAACACCACCTTGACCGCCGGTCGCCAGTCCATCGACACCCCGGTCATCGCCTACATCGGCAACCGTGCCTTGCCGTCGAGCTTCGAGGGCGTGACCATCCGCAGCGAAGAATTCGACAACCTGGCCTTCGATATCGGCACTTTCGACCGGCTTTCACAGCGGACCGAACAAGGCACCAGCAAATTTGTCGCCGAGTACGGTGATCGCGCCTTTGAGGCCGATCACGTCAATATCGCCGGTGTGAACTACCAGCCACTGAAGAGTTTGAATACCAGCTTCTACGTGTCCAACGTCGAAGACTTGTGGAACCAGTACTATTTCGGTGCCAACCACGTGCTGGGCGATAGTTCGGTATTGAGCCTTACCACCGGCTTGAACTACTACAAGACCAAAGATGAAGGCAAAAGCCAACTCGGTGAGATCGACAACGACACCTACAGTCTGTCGTTCGGCCTGACGCACCAGGCGCACAACCTGAGCTTCTCCTACCAGCAGGTCAACGGTAACGAATACTTCGATTACCTGCACGACACCAATGCGATCTACCTGGCCAACTCCCTGCTTTCGGACTTCAACGGCCCGAACGAGAAATCGATGCAGATCGCCTATGTACTGAACATGGCCCAGTACGGCGTACCCGGCCTCAAGTTCAACCTGTACAACGCCCGTGGCTGGGGTATCGACGGCACCCACTACACCGGCACCGGCTATGACGTGAAGAAGCTGGACGACGAGAACCACTATGAGTGGGGTATCGGTACCACTTACGCGGTACAAAGCGGCTCACTCAAGGACACCACCATCCGCGCCACCTACACCGCGCACCGCGCCAGCAAGAACCAGGGTGACGGCAGCCTGGACGAGCTGCGTATCGTGACCACCATTCCATTCAACATTCTCTAA
- a CDS encoding ABC transporter substrate-binding protein encodes MRHTPIFAALLGLGLLAQAPVSLAKNLVFCSEGSPGGFDTAQYTSATDNDAAEPIYNRLVEFERGATAVKPALAKSWEVSADGLTYTFHLREGVKFHSNKDFTPSREMNADDVLFTFNRMLDREHPFRKAYPTEFPYFVGMSLDKNIARVEKTAPMTVVFTLNSVDAAFVQNLAMSFAAILSAEYAHQLMTSGRPSDINQKPIGTGPFVFQRYQKDSQIRYRGNKDYWDPAQVKLDQLIFSINIDPSVRIQKLRKNECQITLHPRPADLDALKNDPQLQVIEKPGFNLGYIAYNVRHKPFDQLEVRQAMDMAVNKPAIVKAVYQQAGQLAVGSMPPTQWSYDESIKDAGYNPDKARELLKAAGVKEGTEITLWAMPVQRPYNPNAKLMAEMLQADWGKVGLKVKIVSYEWGEYLKRTKDGEHDISLIGWTGDNGDPDNWLGTLYSCDAIGSNNYSMWCDPQYDALVKKAKTITDREQRSVLYQQAQQRLKQQVPITPIAHSTVNQPLSAKVEDFKVSPFGRNVFSGVSLD; translated from the coding sequence ATGCGCCATACGCCAATTTTTGCAGCACTACTGGGCCTCGGCCTGCTCGCTCAGGCCCCCGTGAGCCTGGCCAAGAACCTGGTGTTCTGCTCCGAGGGCAGCCCCGGTGGTTTCGACACCGCCCAGTACACCAGCGCCACCGACAACGACGCCGCCGAGCCGATCTACAATCGCCTGGTCGAATTCGAACGCGGCGCCACTGCGGTCAAACCGGCCCTGGCCAAAAGCTGGGAAGTGTCCGCTGACGGCCTGACCTACACCTTCCACCTGCGTGAAGGGGTCAAGTTTCACAGCAACAAGGACTTCACCCCCAGCCGGGAGATGAACGCCGACGACGTGCTGTTCACCTTCAATCGAATGCTCGACAGGGAGCACCCGTTTCGCAAGGCCTACCCCACCGAGTTCCCCTACTTCGTCGGCATGAGCCTGGACAAGAACATTGCCCGGGTCGAGAAGACCGCGCCGATGACCGTGGTGTTCACCCTCAACAGCGTTGACGCCGCATTCGTGCAGAACCTGGCGATGAGTTTCGCCGCCATCCTTTCAGCCGAGTACGCCCACCAGTTGATGACCTCCGGACGCCCCAGCGACATCAACCAGAAACCGATCGGTACCGGCCCGTTCGTGTTCCAGCGTTACCAGAAGGACTCGCAGATCCGCTATCGCGGCAACAAGGACTACTGGGACCCGGCTCAGGTCAAGCTCGACCAGCTGATCTTTTCGATCAACATCGACCCTTCGGTGCGTATCCAGAAGCTGCGCAAGAACGAGTGCCAGATCACCCTGCATCCACGCCCGGCCGACCTCGATGCGCTGAAGAATGACCCGCAGTTGCAGGTTATCGAAAAGCCCGGTTTCAACCTTGGCTACATCGCTTACAACGTCCGGCACAAACCCTTCGACCAGCTTGAAGTACGCCAGGCGATGGACATGGCGGTGAACAAACCGGCCATCGTCAAGGCGGTGTACCAACAGGCCGGACAACTGGCGGTGGGCAGCATGCCGCCGACCCAGTGGTCCTATGACGAAAGCATCAAGGACGCCGGCTACAACCCGGACAAGGCCCGCGAGTTGCTCAAGGCTGCCGGGGTCAAGGAAGGCACTGAAATCACCCTCTGGGCCATGCCCGTGCAACGCCCCTACAACCCCAACGCCAAACTGATGGCCGAGATGCTTCAGGCCGACTGGGGCAAGGTCGGGTTGAAGGTGAAGATCGTCAGCTACGAATGGGGCGAATACCTCAAGCGCACCAAGGACGGCGAACACGATATCTCGCTGATCGGCTGGACCGGCGACAACGGCGACCCGGACAACTGGCTGGGCACGCTGTACAGCTGCGACGCCATCGGCAGCAACAACTACTCCATGTGGTGCGACCCGCAATACGACGCGCTGGTCAAGAAAGCCAAGACCATCACCGACCGTGAGCAGCGCAGCGTGCTTTATCAACAGGCCCAGCAGCGCCTCAAGCAGCAGGTGCCAATTACCCCGATCGCCCACTCGACGGTCAACCAGCCGCTCAGTGCCAAGGTCGAGGACTTCAAGGTAAGCCCCTTCGGGCGCAACGTCTTTTCTGGCGTAAGCCTCGATTAA